A genome region from Ralstonia solanacearum K60 includes the following:
- a CDS encoding glutathione S-transferase family protein has protein sequence MLRIWGRLSSVNVQKVVWCAHELSLDHERIDVGGAFGGLDTPEYRAMNPNGMIPVIEDGINGIDGERFVLWESNAIVRYLCARYGPGTLYPLELHERADADRWMDWQTTTFSPSMVDAFLQLVRTPEDQRDPARIERSRLAAERTTAILDAVLAKQPYVAGHRFTMADIACGCAAHRWLGLPLERPARPHLERWMAELRDRRAAQAVLALPPA, from the coding sequence ATGCTGCGGATCTGGGGAAGACTCTCTTCGGTCAACGTGCAGAAAGTGGTCTGGTGCGCGCACGAGCTGTCGCTGGACCACGAGCGCATCGATGTCGGCGGCGCCTTCGGCGGGCTCGACACGCCCGAGTACCGGGCCATGAATCCGAACGGCATGATTCCCGTCATTGAAGACGGCATCAACGGAATCGACGGCGAGCGCTTCGTGCTGTGGGAGTCCAACGCCATCGTGCGCTACCTCTGCGCGCGCTACGGCCCGGGCACGCTCTACCCGCTGGAACTGCACGAACGCGCCGATGCCGACCGCTGGATGGACTGGCAGACCACCACCTTCAGCCCGTCGATGGTGGACGCCTTCCTGCAGCTCGTGCGCACACCGGAAGACCAGCGCGACCCGGCGCGCATCGAACGCTCGCGGCTCGCGGCCGAGCGCACCACCGCCATTCTCGACGCGGTGCTGGCCAAGCAGCCTTACGTGGCCGGCCACCGCTTCACCATGGCCGACATCGCCTGCGGCTGCGCGGCGCACCGCTGGCTCGGCCTGCCGCTGGAACGCCCCGCCCGCCCGCACCTGGAGCGCTGGATGGCGGAACTGCGCGACCGTCGCGCGGCGCAGGCCGTCCTGGCGCTGCCGCCGGCTTGA
- a CDS encoding PLP-dependent aminotransferase family protein has translation MDHSACTFSRRAQQLTSSAIREILKITERPEVISFAGGLPSPVTFPVEAIQAACARVFADNPQAALQYGPTEGLSALREWIAQRHGTTAARVLITTGSQQGLDLLGKVFIDPQSKVLVETPSYLGALQSFSLFEPAYTSVPSDDKGLLPEALTPELTAGARFFYTIPNFQNPTGRRLPLERRQALVARAKELGVLLIEDDPYGELSYTGDALPSLRSLNPDGVVYMGSFSKILAPGMRLGYIIAPESIHFKLVQAKQAADLHTPSFTQRVAYEVLKTGLLDTHIPTIRALYSKQCEAMLDALERHMPAGVHWNRPEGGMFVWVEVPEGIDTMALLEKAVARNVAFVPGAPFYANAPRRNTLRLAFVTVSPERIEQGVTVLGDLIRAEIAALTPKAA, from the coding sequence TCGTTCGCCGGCGGCCTGCCTTCGCCGGTCACCTTCCCGGTCGAGGCGATCCAGGCGGCGTGCGCCCGCGTGTTCGCGGACAATCCGCAGGCCGCCTTGCAGTACGGTCCGACCGAGGGGCTGTCCGCGCTGCGTGAATGGATTGCCCAGCGTCATGGCACCACGGCTGCGCGTGTGCTCATCACGACCGGATCGCAGCAGGGGCTGGACCTGCTGGGCAAGGTGTTCATCGACCCGCAAAGCAAGGTCCTGGTGGAAACGCCCAGCTATCTGGGTGCCCTGCAATCGTTCTCGCTGTTCGAGCCGGCGTACACGTCGGTGCCCAGCGATGACAAGGGCCTGCTGCCCGAAGCGCTCACGCCCGAGCTGACTGCCGGCGCGCGCTTCTTCTACACCATCCCGAACTTCCAGAACCCGACCGGCCGCCGCCTGCCGCTGGAGCGCCGCCAGGCCCTGGTGGCCCGCGCAAAGGAACTCGGCGTGCTGCTGATCGAAGACGATCCGTACGGCGAGCTGAGCTATACCGGCGATGCCCTGCCGTCGCTGCGCTCGCTCAATCCGGACGGCGTGGTCTACATGGGATCGTTCTCGAAGATCCTGGCGCCGGGCATGCGCCTGGGCTACATCATCGCCCCCGAGTCCATCCACTTCAAACTCGTGCAGGCCAAGCAGGCCGCCGACCTGCACACGCCCAGCTTCACGCAGCGCGTGGCCTACGAAGTGCTGAAGACCGGCCTGCTCGACACCCATATCCCGACCATCCGCGCCCTGTACAGCAAGCAGTGCGAGGCGATGCTGGATGCGCTCGAACGCCACATGCCGGCCGGCGTGCACTGGAACCGCCCGGAAGGCGGCATGTTCGTCTGGGTGGAAGTGCCGGAAGGCATCGACACCATGGCGCTGCTGGAAAAGGCGGTCGCGCGCAACGTGGCCTTCGTGCCGGGCGCGCCGTTCTATGCCAACGCGCCGCGCCGCAACACCCTGCGCCTGGCCTTCGTGACGGTGTCGCCGGAACGCATCGAGCAGGGTGTCACGGTGCTGGGCGACCTGATCCGCGCCGAGATCGCGGCGCTCACGCCCAAGGCCGCGTAA